One region of Vigna angularis cultivar LongXiaoDou No.4 chromosome 10, ASM1680809v1, whole genome shotgun sequence genomic DNA includes:
- the LOC108334827 gene encoding uncharacterized protein LOC108334827 — protein MASIFSPKHSHGYAIRSISLPTRSHPNTLRIEEELNKLKSWEVSSSSEVERIFFGLSGLAELYKCMEDLLKLPLTQQALSLDQNQKWVDELLDCPVRFLDILGETRDAMMLMKGNVRDFQSALRRRKVGDLVIQNHVSSYWSLRRNTRKQCTKYLVLLKNTEESSFGASPPLDLNQHLSAVVRVLREASLITSCIFQSLMSFLSSPILRSKVTNKWRFVSRVMRKGRVVQNVNELEKVDLALCRMLMDNPAKDFEVENIQFAHKGLEAVLVVIEGLENGLDCLFKHLINTRVSFLNLVSN, from the coding sequence ATGGCTTCTATCTTTTCACCAAAACATTCTCATGGCTATGCCATTCGATCCATAAGCTTGCCAACCAGATCACATCCAAACACACTTCGAATTGAAGAAGAGCTCAACAAGCTCAAATCATGGGAGGTTTCGTCTTCCTCGGAAGTGGAGAGAATTTTCTTTGGTCTCTCAGGCCTTGCAGAGTTGTACAAGTGCATGGAAGATCTTTTGAAATTGCCACTCACCCAACAAGCACTGTCTCTTGATCAAAACCAAAAATGGGTGGATGAGCTGCTAGATTGTCCAGTGAGATTCTTGGACATATTGGGAGAAACAAGGGATGCCATGATGCTGATGAAGGGAAATGTTAGAGATTTTCAATCAGCACTCAGAAGGAGAAAAGTTGGAGACTTGGTGATTCAGAACCATGTGTCTTCGTATTGGAGTCTGAGAAGAAACACAAGGAAACAATGTACGAAATATCTTGTTTTGTTGAAGAACACTGAAGAGTCGTCATTTGGGGCATCTCCTCCTTTGGATCTGAATCAGCATCTTTCAGCAGTTGTGAGGGTTCTGAGAGAAGCTAGCTTGATCACCAGCTGCATATTTCAGTCACTTATGTCGTTTCTTTCTTCACCAATCTTAAGGTCAAAGGTGACTAACAAGTGGAGATTTGTGTCAAGAGTGATGAGGAAAGGGAGAGTTGTTCAAAATGTGAATGAATTGGAAAAAGTGGACTTGGCACTTTGCAGAATGTTGATGGATAATCCAGCCAAAGATTTTGAAGTTGAGAATATTCAATTTGCACATAAAGGGCTTGAGGCTGTGCTCGTAGTCATTGAAGGGCTTGAAAATGGATTGGATTGCTTGTTTAAGCACCTTATTAACACTCGAGTATCTTTTCTTAATTTAGTGTCTAACTAA